A region of Vigna radiata var. radiata cultivar VC1973A chromosome 6, Vradiata_ver6, whole genome shotgun sequence DNA encodes the following proteins:
- the LOC106763700 gene encoding LEAF RUST 10 DISEASE-RESISTANCE LOCUS RECEPTOR-LIKE PROTEIN KINASE-like 2.1, with translation MWRETSSLVLLLLLVHKSHARCLPSSCGNITNITYPFRLKGDPEKCGEESYELGCENNVTVLYLNSAQFHVQAINYNNYTVRVVDPALQHHNCSSLPLRSLSRSNFSDTYTYSTDLYQVGLREYRKWKSLSFEHIVFLNCNHSVRENENYVKTGECVKWDSKGYAYAVGGDLKAEDLEVGCDVKLVAPTSLRTLNNHSYNSMHRGLAYGFEISWLKLACHKKCPLSQSSCYFDYSREKFKCLFGILDELILEASSKNILSS, from the exons ATGTGGAGAGAGACATCATCGTTGGTGTTACTGCTACTTCTAGTGCATAAAAGCCATGCTCGTTGTCTTCCTTCTTCATGTGGCAACATCACCAACATCACTTATCCATTTCGATTAAAAGGCGACCCAGAGAAGTGCGGTGAGGAAAGTTATGAGCTTGGTTGTGAAAATAATGTTACGGTGTTGTATCTGAACTCTGCACAATTCCATGTTCAGGCTATCAACTACAACAACTACACCGTGAGAGTGGTTGACCCTGCACTTCAACACCACAACTGCTCCTCCCTTCCTCTCCGTTCTCTCTCTCGCTCCAATTTCTCTGATACTTACACTTACTCCACGGATCTATACCAAGTCGGTTTAAGAGAGTATCGTAAATGGAAATCTCTGAGTTTCGAGCATATAGTGTTTTTGAATTGTAACCATTCAGTGAGAGAGAATGAGAATTATGTGAAGACTGGAGAGTGCGTGAAGTGGGACTCAAAGGGCTATGCATATGCAGTTGGTGGAGACCTAAAAGCTGAGGACTTAGAAGTTGGGTGTGACGTAAAGCTTGTTGCTCCAACATCTTTGAGAACTTTGAATAACCATTCCTACAATTCCATGCACAGAGGATTGGCCTATGGATTTGAGATTTCATGGCTGAAACTCGCCTGTCACAAAAAATGTCCACTCTCACAAAGCAGTTGCTATTTCGACTATTCTAGGGAGAAGTTTAAATGCTTGTTTG GTATACTGGACGAGCTGATACTCGAGGCATCAAGTAAGAATATCTTATCATCTTAA